In Panacibacter ginsenosidivorans, the following proteins share a genomic window:
- a CDS encoding ORC-CDC6 family AAA ATPase, with the protein MRAKNPFNRNRAEQMGEDTWRYFVKEPFTDLLSEKPLIFEGSRGCGKTMFFLCNSWKEKFAEYETQGINVTEIFSKTGLIGFYYKVDGKFVGKNLSKKGVEEWEWQSVFNTYFNIIICKDVLNFLSHCIDRGYIAKDEISTLVKRINGKLEFNCDVESLEKTYNHFDVVLDEIEGFSNDPEKKKPLGLHAGTLIATAIEEIRKIQLFNEARFHVFIDEFEELNEAQQKQLNTLLKQSKYWLVYDFGVKTKGRHTEETISGEIIQEPDDYLHYYPEIDSYERKEEYERLLVSICSKRIKDYLPEALVSNDDFLDIRFYLKDYGKEIELKEFEQSSKMPSIRTRLKRLIEEDNAHRHYFDKDEMKEVYNVLVNCTPDLVRMHISILNRRNKVSIKELFENAKSNTKVYQSWKHNTGFATYFLLCKELDIIKKYHGLSTFSMLSSGVIRSFLEICESAFDYAFSEGFTFDNPRSLTIDEQTNAAHYVSQSKVSKIEGFVPDGMHLKRFMLAIGKIFYLKHTDPDATLGEPEPNHFYTKPLELKALSPEALRILENAILHNVLQFDLPTKEKNTEAIETTDYHINHIYCPYFKISHRRKRKIFLEPAELKTLLIGTTGEVEKVVRSIVNKNTESIQGKLNFYGDDLSGEI; encoded by the coding sequence ATGCGAGCAAAGAACCCATTTAACAGAAACAGAGCCGAGCAGATGGGAGAAGATACCTGGCGGTATTTTGTGAAAGAACCATTTACAGATCTGTTGTCTGAAAAGCCACTGATTTTTGAAGGAAGCCGAGGGTGTGGGAAAACGATGTTTTTTTTGTGCAACTCCTGGAAAGAAAAGTTCGCTGAATACGAGACCCAAGGAATTAACGTTACAGAAATATTTTCCAAAACTGGTTTAATTGGGTTTTACTATAAGGTTGACGGTAAGTTTGTTGGGAAAAATTTATCAAAAAAAGGCGTTGAAGAATGGGAATGGCAATCTGTATTCAATACCTATTTTAATATTATTATTTGTAAAGATGTCCTTAATTTTTTAAGCCATTGTATCGATAGAGGGTATATCGCAAAAGATGAAATTTCAACCCTAGTTAAAAGAATAAACGGCAAGCTGGAATTTAACTGTGACGTAGAAAGCCTGGAAAAGACATATAATCATTTTGATGTTGTATTGGATGAGATCGAAGGTTTCTCCAATGACCCTGAGAAAAAGAAACCACTTGGATTACATGCAGGCACCCTCATTGCAACAGCTATTGAGGAAATCCGAAAAATTCAGTTATTTAATGAAGCAAGGTTCCATGTTTTTATTGATGAATTTGAAGAGTTGAATGAAGCTCAACAAAAGCAATTGAATACTTTGCTAAAACAGAGCAAGTATTGGCTTGTATATGATTTTGGAGTAAAGACCAAAGGAAGGCATACCGAAGAAACAATATCGGGAGAAATAATTCAAGAGCCTGATGATTATTTACACTACTACCCCGAAATTGATAGTTATGAAAGAAAAGAGGAATACGAGAGATTATTAGTTTCTATTTGCTCAAAGCGAATTAAGGACTATTTACCTGAAGCATTAGTTTCTAATGACGATTTCCTTGATATAAGATTTTATCTGAAAGATTATGGCAAAGAAATAGAGCTGAAGGAATTTGAGCAATCTTCTAAAATGCCTTCTATACGAACAAGATTAAAACGATTAATAGAAGAAGATAATGCACACCGACATTACTTTGACAAAGATGAAATGAAGGAGGTTTACAACGTTCTTGTGAACTGTACACCTGACCTGGTAAGAATGCATATTTCCATCTTGAATCGCCGTAATAAAGTTTCAATTAAGGAACTCTTTGAAAATGCAAAGAGCAACACAAAAGTTTATCAAAGCTGGAAGCATAATACCGGATTCGCTACTTATTTTCTCCTTTGTAAGGAACTGGATATTATAAAAAAATATCACGGCCTGTCGACCTTTTCAATGTTGTCGTCTGGAGTGATAAGGAGCTTTCTTGAGATTTGTGAAAGCGCCTTCGATTATGCATTCAGCGAGGGCTTTACATTTGACAATCCAAGGAGTCTAACTATTGACGAGCAAACAAATGCTGCACACTATGTAAGTCAATCCAAAGTATCAAAAATAGAGGGCTTTGTTCCAGATGGCATGCACTTAAAACGTTTTATGTTAGCAATTGGAAAAATATTTTATTTAAAACATACTGACCCCGATGCAACTTTGGGAGAGCCAGAGCCCAATCATTTTTATACAAAACCTCTGGAATTAAAAGCACTTTCGCCAGAGGCATTACGGATTTTGGAAAATGCCATACTGCACAATGTGCTTCAGTTTGATTTACCTACGAAGGAAAAAAACACAGAGGCTATTGAAACAACAGATTACCATATAAATCACATTTATTGCCCTTATTTTAAAATATCACATAGGAGAAAAAGGAAGATATTTCTTGAACCCGCTGAGTTAAAAACTTTATTAATTGGCACTACAGGTGAAGTAGAAAAGGTTGTCAGATCAATTGTCAATAAAAACACTGAAAGTATCCAGGGAAAATTAAACTTTTATGGAGATGATTTATCAGGAGAAATTTAA
- a CDS encoding N-6 DNA methylase has protein sequence MAYLAQYFTKDHFSNLLIQNIDFRGPKVIVDLGIGDGALTVAAIKKWRHAKYYGVDVDKERLDSLNERLPNVRLHNINSLDISLGKSIKIKMGTVDIAICNPPYLNLKKRSKYKTILRNAGLNNSVNIPCYTSDLIFLAQNINLLRDKGTLGIIVPEGIVCGHNFNLLRKDLLERHDLKMVIQLEPKIFNKTEAKTYILILDKGQTRTRTVQLCKADLNGKIEKRIKIQKTDLIERMDYKYHASANKNIKGKTLKELGVTIRRGNYSKNELEKAKQIYFHTTSNWSINGLSLRNTHYKLNKEPVIAKKGDILIGRVGRNCIDKITFVKSGKIAVTDCVYKVSISEEFREAVYNRLKSEEGKIYLQKVIHGVCAQVLSKKDLENFKVFVYKRHVHKK, from the coding sequence ATGGCATATCTAGCACAATATTTTACAAAAGATCACTTTTCAAACCTGCTCATTCAAAATATTGATTTCAGGGGGCCGAAAGTAATCGTGGACTTAGGGATAGGTGACGGGGCTTTGACAGTGGCAGCTATTAAGAAGTGGAGACATGCTAAGTACTATGGTGTTGATGTAGACAAGGAACGGCTTGATAGCTTAAATGAAAGACTACCAAATGTAAGGTTACACAATATTAATTCGCTGGATATATCTCTAGGAAAGAGTATTAAAATAAAAATGGGTACTGTGGATATCGCCATATGTAACCCCCCCTATTTGAATCTTAAAAAAAGATCGAAGTACAAAACAATATTGAGAAATGCGGGATTAAACAATTCTGTTAATATACCCTGTTATACATCTGACCTAATTTTTTTGGCGCAAAATATTAACCTGTTAAGAGATAAAGGGACATTAGGAATTATCGTTCCGGAAGGCATTGTTTGCGGACATAATTTTAATTTACTAAGGAAGGATCTGCTTGAAAGGCATGACCTGAAAATGGTAATTCAGTTAGAGCCAAAAATTTTCAATAAAACTGAAGCAAAAACTTACATACTTATTTTAGACAAAGGTCAAACCAGGACCAGAACAGTACAATTATGCAAAGCCGACCTTAATGGGAAAATTGAAAAACGAATTAAGATACAAAAAACTGATTTGATAGAACGTATGGATTATAAATACCATGCCTCTGCAAATAAAAATATTAAAGGGAAAACCCTAAAAGAATTGGGAGTTACGATTCGAAGGGGTAATTATTCTAAAAATGAACTTGAAAAAGCAAAACAAATATACTTTCACACTACCAGTAATTGGAGCATTAACGGCCTATCGTTGCGAAATACTCATTATAAACTTAATAAAGAACCTGTGATTGCTAAGAAGGGAGATATTCTGATTGGTAGGGTTGGAAGAAATTGTATTGACAAAATAACTTTTGTAAAAAGCGGTAAAATTGCAGTAACTGACTGCGTTTACAAGGTGTCAATTTCAGAGGAGTTTAGGGAAGCGGTATATAACAGGCTAAAAAGTGAGGAGGGCAAAATATATTTACAGAAGGTTATTCATGGAGTATGTGCACAAGTGCTAAGCAAAAAAGATCTTGAAAACTTTAAAGTTTTTGTATATAAGCGTCATGTTCATAAAAAATAA
- a CDS encoding PDDEXK nuclease domain-containing protein, translated as MKPSKQYLHLITELKQSIINSRYQAARLANREQLMLYFKTGKMLTEKIDAEKWGAKVVDQISIDLQKLLPGLKGFSRRNLMKMKQFYLEYHQLVIVPSVTAQLEKSTESLFVPSAAAQMNAEMLSAFASISFSHHIVILSKCKSFEERMFYILETAAQFWPVSVTEHQIDAGLFQKQGKLPNNFSKTLSEDLKPSALQVFKDEYLFDFIYIQDGDDERNIESKVVAEIRDFILRMGKGFSFIGNQYRVELDGEEFFIDLLFFNRNLQCLVAFELKKGKFKPEYAGQLNFYLNVLDEKIKLSHENSSIGIVLCKEKNNTVVEFSVKSIDKAMGVATYKTSKQTPIQMKGILPDANELCKLLE; from the coding sequence ATGAAACCATCAAAACAATATCTCCATTTGATAACTGAATTAAAGCAAAGTATTATCAACAGTCGCTACCAGGCTGCAAGGTTGGCAAACCGTGAACAATTAATGCTGTACTTTAAAACGGGTAAGATGCTTACAGAAAAGATTGATGCGGAGAAATGGGGCGCCAAAGTGGTTGACCAAATATCAATAGACCTTCAAAAATTATTGCCCGGGCTAAAAGGTTTCTCCCGCAGAAACTTAATGAAAATGAAACAATTTTATTTGGAATATCATCAGTTGGTAATTGTGCCGTCGGTAACGGCACAATTGGAAAAATCAACGGAAAGCTTATTTGTGCCGTCAGCGGCGGCACAAATGAATGCAGAGATGTTAAGCGCATTTGCGTCAATAAGTTTCAGCCACCATATTGTTATTTTAAGCAAATGCAAATCCTTTGAAGAAAGAATGTTTTACATTCTTGAAACTGCTGCACAATTCTGGCCGGTCAGCGTAACGGAGCACCAAATAGATGCAGGTCTTTTTCAAAAACAGGGAAAGCTACCCAATAATTTTTCTAAAACCTTAAGCGAAGATTTAAAGCCATCAGCCCTGCAGGTTTTCAAAGATGAATATTTGTTTGACTTTATTTATATACAGGACGGTGATGATGAAAGAAATATAGAAAGTAAAGTGGTAGCAGAAATCCGCGATTTCATTCTTCGTATGGGCAAAGGCTTTTCTTTTATTGGCAATCAATACAGGGTAGAATTAGATGGCGAAGAATTTTTTATCGATCTGTTATTCTTCAACCGTAACCTGCAGTGCCTTGTGGCATTTGAATTAAAGAAAGGAAAGTTTAAACCGGAATATGCAGGGCAGTTAAATTTTTATCTGAATGTACTGGATGAAAAAATAAAACTGTCTCATGAAAATTCCAGTATTGGAATTGTATTGTGTAAAGAAAAAAATAATACAGTGGTTGAGTTTTCAGTAAAGAGTATAGACAAAGCGATGGGCGTAGCTACTTATAAAACATCAAAGCAAACCCCAATTCAAATGAAAGGTATATTACCTGACGCTAATGAGTTGTGTAAGCTGTTAGAATAA
- a CDS encoding tyrosine-type recombinase/integrase: MSISLSIILDTRRIKQKTNKYPVKVRVTFKRVSRDYQTIYDLSKEEYDKLTAPRINADLQIVREGLKEIQRTAENATKDFLDFTFHEFEKKYIVDNRFFRPRKFRNVEAPITNYQFDFSSYEQKFSILKEDQSKPDFISTVYISYIKKLLQEGRIGSAFNYQDSYYSLKKFRSNLPFAEITVSYLIQYEQWMRNKDCSKSTVGIKLRPLRAIFNEAIEAGIIDRKRCYPFGRRKYQIPTSRNIKKALLLNDIALIYYHKPICVDEQKAKDFWLFCYLANGINPKDVAYLKFKNIEGEYLVFERAKTENTTRNDPKPVTVFLTEDILGIIDKWGNKNRKPGNYIFPVLEEGLTLLEQHFAVRAFVKFINDRMARIGMELGIEKKLTTIVSRHSFSTQLKRSGASTEYIQEALGHADKKTTENYLDSFEKEVKKEFAAKLTAFKHNDLKTA; encoded by the coding sequence ATGTCCATATCATTATCTATTATTCTCGATACACGAAGAATAAAGCAGAAAACAAACAAATACCCTGTCAAAGTTAGGGTAACATTTAAAAGGGTTAGTAGGGATTATCAAACTATCTATGATCTGTCCAAGGAAGAGTATGACAAGCTCACTGCGCCACGCATAAATGCGGATCTGCAAATTGTAAGGGAAGGACTTAAGGAAATTCAAAGAACTGCAGAAAATGCTACGAAAGATTTTCTTGACTTTACCTTTCATGAATTTGAAAAAAAATATATCGTTGATAATCGGTTTTTCCGTCCAAGGAAGTTTAGAAATGTAGAAGCTCCAATAACTAATTATCAATTTGACTTTTCTTCTTATGAACAAAAGTTTTCAATCTTAAAAGAAGACCAATCCAAACCCGATTTTATTTCTACTGTTTATATTTCATACATAAAAAAGTTATTACAGGAAGGTCGTATCGGAAGTGCATTCAATTACCAGGATAGCTATTATTCCTTAAAGAAATTTAGAAGCAACCTTCCTTTTGCTGAGATTACTGTTAGTTACCTAATTCAATACGAGCAATGGATGCGTAATAAAGATTGCAGCAAATCTACAGTTGGAATTAAACTCAGGCCATTGCGTGCAATCTTCAACGAAGCGATAGAAGCTGGTATAATTGACAGAAAAAGATGCTACCCGTTTGGCAGAAGAAAATATCAGATTCCTACTTCCAGGAATATAAAAAAAGCGCTTCTGTTAAATGATATAGCCCTTATCTACTATCACAAACCTATTTGCGTAGATGAACAGAAGGCAAAAGATTTTTGGCTGTTTTGCTATTTAGCCAATGGCATCAACCCAAAAGATGTGGCGTATCTAAAGTTTAAAAATATTGAAGGTGAGTATTTAGTTTTTGAACGGGCTAAAACAGAGAACACTACAAGAAATGATCCCAAACCTGTTACAGTTTTTTTAACTGAAGACATATTGGGCATCATTGATAAATGGGGAAACAAAAACCGTAAGCCAGGCAATTATATTTTCCCTGTTTTAGAAGAAGGGTTGACTTTGCTTGAACAACATTTTGCTGTAAGAGCATTTGTAAAATTCATTAATGATAGAATGGCGAGGATCGGAATGGAATTAGGTATTGAAAAAAAGCTTACAACGATTGTATCTCGCCATTCATTTTCTACACAGTTAAAGAGATCAGGTGCAAGTACTGAATACATCCAGGAAGCTCTAGGTCATGCTGATAAAAAAACTACAGAAAACTACCTTGATAGTTTTGAGAAAGAAGTAAAGAAAGAATTTGCCGCAAAACTCACCGCATTCAAACATAACGATCTGAAAACCGCCTGA
- a CDS encoding mechanosensitive ion channel family protein — translation MNNLWGHTYLGNDIKTWLIVSGIIIGGFLTTRFFKGTLLKKFKRWSKNTKSSFDDFIVVSFEKYVIPFLYFLIVYAALSYLHMPQVTEQPIHTAMLLICTYFILQIINSALQYFLLSVLKNQDGGETKQKQARGLIIIIKAIVWIMGVVFVLDNLGYNVSTIIAGLGIGGIAIALAAQTILGDLFSYFVILFDRPFEIGDFIIVDDKMGAVEYIGIKTTRLRTLGGEQLVCSNKDLTDSRVHNYKRMEKRRVVFNIGVTYQTTSEKLKAIPVVVKNIISKTNDVLFDRGHFSAFGDSSLNFEFVYFILSSDYALYMDKQQAVNFEIFETFEKMNIDFAYPTSTVFINKEQPVFE, via the coding sequence ATGAATAACCTTTGGGGCCATACATATTTGGGAAATGATATAAAGACGTGGTTAATTGTATCAGGCATTATCATTGGTGGATTTTTGACTACCAGATTTTTTAAAGGTACTTTGTTAAAAAAATTTAAACGGTGGTCAAAAAATACGAAAAGCTCTTTTGATGATTTTATCGTAGTATCTTTTGAAAAATATGTTATTCCGTTTCTTTATTTCCTCATCGTTTATGCAGCCCTATCTTACCTTCATATGCCTCAGGTAACAGAGCAACCCATCCATACAGCTATGCTGCTGATTTGTACTTATTTTATTTTACAAATTATCAATTCAGCATTACAGTATTTTTTACTTAGCGTTTTAAAAAATCAGGATGGTGGTGAAACAAAACAAAAACAAGCCAGGGGTTTGATCATCATCATCAAAGCAATTGTCTGGATCATGGGGGTTGTATTCGTTTTGGATAACCTTGGATACAATGTAAGTACCATCATTGCCGGGTTGGGAATTGGGGGTATCGCGATAGCTCTTGCGGCGCAAACAATATTGGGAGACCTGTTCAGTTATTTTGTAATTCTATTTGACCGCCCTTTTGAAATCGGTGACTTTATTATTGTAGATGATAAAATGGGCGCTGTTGAATATATTGGAATCAAAACCACAAGATTGCGCACTTTAGGTGGGGAGCAATTGGTCTGTTCCAATAAAGATCTTACAGACTCACGTGTGCACAATTATAAAAGAATGGAAAAAAGAAGAGTAGTTTTTAACATTGGTGTAACCTATCAAACAACATCAGAGAAATTAAAAGCTATACCAGTTGTAGTAAAAAATATCATTTCAAAAACCAATGATGTACTTTTTGACCGTGGGCATTTTTCGGCATTTGGAGATTCAAGCCTCAATTTTGAATTTGTGTATTTCATACTCAGCTCAGATTACGCTTTATATATGGATAAGCAACAGGCAGTAAATTTTGAAATCTTTGAAACGTTTGAAAAAATGAATATCGATTTTGCATATCCTACAAGTACTGTATTTATTAATAAGGAGCAGCCAGTATTTGAATAA
- a CDS encoding tetratricopeptide repeat protein, with protein MKSIFIIIICLIFSTAVFPQSIQEVKALIYHQRYNSAEKMLHTILQAGADNEEAWYLLIKTNLEQDKVTQIKDSLQKAPQTVLNAPLIKAAYGHILLRENDAASAQQNFEAALKQTKYKDAAVLIEIAQAYIDIKEADANYSIELLTKAIKRDKKNPEIYALMGDAYSKLSNGSDAYSAYQKALQVDPSYARAFYRLGKIFTSQKNPVYMQYFNDALTTDSLYAPALYEVYYHYYYRDAALAMTYLKKYIAASDYSIENDYMLTDMLLVQKDYKAAVHSGQELIKKEGKNVSPRIYKLVANSYKNLNDNENAFEYMQKYFSKNTDTTFLVSDYETMGDIYAETGKNTDSAAYYYAMAAKLNEKEAERFRLYKTIATLYGKEKNYEQQALWLKKYYDGNVKATNVDLFNCGLAYYYATEYNNADSVFGIYTKKYPDQKYGYYWRAKANVAIDTAMEKGLAIPHYLKVIEIAEKDTADDQNRKRLIESYGYLASYKANHEKDYNGSLLYFEKILDLQPENEDAKKYIAILKKYVNDGIN; from the coding sequence ATGAAAAGTATTTTTATTATCATTATCTGTTTAATTTTTTCAACAGCAGTTTTTCCTCAAAGCATACAGGAAGTAAAGGCACTTATTTATCATCAACGTTACAATTCTGCAGAAAAAATGTTACATACTATTTTGCAGGCTGGTGCTGATAACGAAGAAGCTTGGTATCTTCTAATTAAAACAAACCTTGAACAGGATAAAGTAACACAAATAAAAGATAGCCTTCAAAAAGCCCCGCAGACAGTATTAAATGCACCCTTAATAAAAGCTGCATATGGTCATATTTTATTAAGAGAAAATGACGCAGCAAGTGCACAGCAAAATTTTGAAGCGGCTTTAAAGCAAACAAAATATAAAGATGCTGCTGTATTGATAGAGATTGCACAAGCTTATATAGATATTAAAGAGGCAGATGCAAACTATTCTATAGAATTATTAACAAAGGCAATTAAAAGAGATAAAAAGAATCCAGAAATTTATGCGCTTATGGGCGACGCATACAGTAAACTATCCAACGGTTCTGATGCCTATAGCGCTTATCAAAAAGCATTGCAGGTTGATCCTTCTTATGCCAGGGCGTTCTACAGATTAGGTAAAATATTCACCTCGCAAAAGAACCCTGTCTATATGCAGTATTTTAATGATGCCCTGACAACTGATTCATTGTATGCACCCGCCCTTTATGAAGTATATTATCATTACTATTACCGCGATGCAGCACTGGCGATGACATACCTGAAAAAGTATATTGCAGCATCTGATTACAGTATAGAGAATGATTACATGCTTACTGATATGTTACTTGTGCAGAAAGATTATAAAGCTGCTGTGCATAGCGGGCAGGAACTAATCAAGAAAGAGGGTAAAAATGTTTCTCCAAGGATCTATAAGCTTGTTGCCAATAGTTATAAAAATCTGAATGATAATGAAAATGCGTTTGAATACATGCAAAAGTATTTCAGCAAAAATACAGATACAACTTTCCTGGTATCAGATTATGAAACAATGGGTGATATATATGCAGAAACGGGAAAGAATACAGATTCAGCAGCATATTATTATGCTATGGCAGCCAAACTAAACGAAAAGGAGGCAGAGCGATTTAGGTTGTATAAAACAATTGCAACATTATATGGAAAAGAAAAAAATTATGAGCAACAGGCTTTATGGCTAAAAAAATATTATGATGGTAACGTAAAAGCCACAAATGTTGATTTGTTTAACTGTGGTCTTGCATATTACTATGCCACTGAATATAATAATGCCGATTCTGTCTTTGGTATCTATACAAAAAAATATCCTGATCAGAAATACGGTTATTATTGGAGAGCAAAGGCTAATGTGGCAATAGATACAGCAATGGAAAAGGGTTTGGCAATACCTCACTATCTTAAAGTAATTGAGATTGCGGAAAAAGATACCGCGGATGATCAAAACAGGAAAAGGTTAATAGAAAGCTATGGCTACCTGGCAAGTTATAAGGCTAATCACGAAAAAGATTATAACGGTTCGTTGCTATATTTTGAAAAGATATTGGATCTGCAGCCAGAAAACGAAGATGCAAAAAAATATATAGCAATATTGAAAAAGTATGTTAATGATGGCATCAATTAA
- a CDS encoding universal stress protein codes for MNTHFSNILIPVDFSINTEIAVQKALWLSGKEVTVIHLLHVIHTTFKAVGYYVSGFIMPPPLTIPSIKTTVENKLEEIKCRILNFGSNIEVRTHIIKDNSIQDSIISAANELQTDLIIIGRSNNHNWFPFLKTVNANVINRETKCAVLTVKPGSISRKMQSVVMPIDNNKTERKIELLSALTGTNRPKIYLVAIFKKDDPDKWPSVFLETYRTLSHYLHYPVEYEILTGNNTAKAIYAYARSVRADMLILNSNEESKINSISGMQTTDLIRPNSKLNVLTA; via the coding sequence ATGAACACTCATTTTTCTAATATATTAATACCCGTTGATTTTTCTATCAATACTGAAATAGCAGTTCAGAAAGCGCTATGGCTTTCCGGGAAAGAAGTTACTGTAATTCACCTTTTGCATGTTATACATACAACTTTCAAGGCAGTCGGTTATTATGTATCAGGTTTTATTATGCCTCCACCTTTGACAATACCTTCAATTAAAACTACAGTAGAAAACAAACTGGAAGAAATAAAATGCCGCATACTGAATTTCGGTTCAAACATTGAAGTGAGAACCCACATAATTAAAGATAATTCTATACAGGATTCTATAATAAGCGCTGCCAATGAGTTGCAAACTGATCTGATTATAATTGGCAGAAGCAACAACCATAACTGGTTTCCTTTTCTAAAAACCGTTAATGCAAATGTGATAAACAGGGAAACAAAATGCGCTGTATTAACAGTAAAGCCGGGTAGTATTTCCAGGAAAATGCAGTCAGTAGTAATGCCAATTGACAACAATAAAACTGAAAGAAAAATCGAACTGCTGAGCGCATTAACAGGCACTAACCGGCCAAAGATCTATTTAGTTGCTATATTCAAAAAAGATGATCCTGATAAGTGGCCCAGTGTATTTCTTGAAACCTATCGCACTCTGTCACATTATCTCCATTACCCGGTGGAATATGAAATACTAACAGGAAATAACACCGCAAAAGCAATTTACGCTTATGCAAGGTCTGTAAGAGCCGACATGCTTATTCTTAACTCGAATGAAGAATCTAAAATCAATTCAATTTCCGGCATGCAGACAACCGATCTCATCAGGCCTAACTCAAAGCTTAATGTATTAACCGCGTGA
- a CDS encoding response regulator transcription factor, which translates to MEERKVLIVEDEQKIADTLKFGLSEHGYHVEVAYDGKIGKRIFDAHDFNLVILDINLPGMNGYDLCRHIRRQNAAIPVIMLTSMGTLDDKVEGYDAGADDYMVKPFEFKELLLKIRVLLKRTMEQQLPSGNILRADELELNLDNMEVRRGNKIINLTAKELQLLEYMMRNKNRVVSRADISVNVWDMSFDTNTNVIDVYINYLRNKIDKPFPYKLIQTQVGLGYILKETTS; encoded by the coding sequence ATGGAGGAGCGAAAAGTACTAATAGTTGAAGACGAACAAAAGATTGCCGATACATTAAAATTTGGTTTATCAGAACATGGATATCATGTTGAGGTTGCTTATGATGGTAAGATCGGAAAGAGGATATTTGATGCTCATGATTTTAACCTGGTAATACTTGATATTAACCTGCCGGGTATGAACGGTTATGATTTGTGCAGACATATACGGAGGCAAAATGCAGCCATTCCTGTTATAATGCTTACTTCAATGGGTACTTTAGATGACAAGGTGGAAGGTTACGACGCAGGGGCAGATGATTATATGGTGAAGCCTTTTGAATTTAAGGAACTGCTTTTGAAGATACGTGTGCTGCTGAAAAGAACTATGGAACAGCAATTACCTTCCGGCAATATTTTAAGGGCTGATGAACTGGAATTAAATCTTGACAACATGGAAGTAAGGAGGGGAAATAAAATAATTAATCTCACTGCAAAAGAGCTTCAGTTACTGGAATATATGATGAGAAATAAAAACCGTGTAGTTTCAAGAGCGGATATTTCAGTGAATGTTTGGGATATGTCTTTTGATACAAATACCAATGTGATAGATGTCTATATTAATTACCTGCGCAATAAAATAGACAAGCCATTTCCTTATAAGTTGATACAAACCCAGGTAGGTCTTGGTTATATACTTAAAGAAACAACGAGCTGA